The proteins below come from a single Arthrobacter sp. B1I2 genomic window:
- a CDS encoding ATP-binding protein, giving the protein MTTLPVRPPLARSSDRVIAGVCSGLAAHMGWPVKNVRLGMVLASFAGGAGLVFYAWLWIMVPTADEAARRNARRPASPIAPAVSQPTLGPPMQGQPAQGTPSDGGTSAGAGGSVAAGAPAGPPWFRVHGMRYGKEILLGSGLLLVAGIMIAQLLGVDVSLGTLIPAAAVLGGASIAWMQLDETRRAGLVDKTKADQAGGWGRLAAGLALVVAGVLVMVSGSGSWEQTWLALLASVAVLGGVVLVLLPWALKFWRDLEAERAGRIRETERAEIAAHLHDSVLQTLALIQRRAGNEHDVVRLARAQERELRGWLFQDPGRESGQLSDRIKAVAAEVEDLLGNAVEVVTVGDAAMTEAHEALVQASREAMLNASRHGGGTVSVYLEASDGKAEIFIKDRGPGFQLGDVPADRLGVRESIIGRMKRHGGSAVILSTGDGTEIRLRLPTAAEHAEGKS; this is encoded by the coding sequence ATGACAACCCTCCCGGTGCGCCCGCCCCTGGCACGGAGCAGCGACCGTGTCATTGCCGGAGTGTGCTCCGGCCTGGCCGCGCACATGGGCTGGCCGGTAAAGAACGTCCGGCTGGGCATGGTCCTTGCCTCGTTCGCAGGAGGGGCGGGCCTGGTCTTTTACGCATGGCTTTGGATCATGGTGCCCACCGCGGACGAGGCGGCGCGCCGCAACGCCCGCCGGCCGGCGTCGCCCATTGCTCCAGCGGTAAGCCAGCCAACCCTGGGCCCGCCGATGCAGGGCCAGCCGGCCCAGGGAACGCCGTCCGACGGCGGAACATCCGCAGGTGCCGGTGGATCCGTTGCCGCAGGCGCGCCGGCCGGTCCGCCCTGGTTCCGGGTGCACGGGATGCGGTACGGGAAGGAAATCCTGCTCGGTAGCGGTCTCCTGCTGGTGGCCGGCATCATGATCGCCCAGCTGCTGGGAGTGGACGTGTCCCTCGGGACGCTGATTCCTGCTGCGGCGGTGCTGGGCGGTGCCTCGATCGCCTGGATGCAGCTGGACGAGACCCGGCGCGCAGGGCTGGTGGACAAGACCAAGGCGGACCAGGCCGGCGGGTGGGGCCGGCTTGCTGCAGGCTTGGCCCTGGTGGTGGCCGGGGTCCTGGTGATGGTGTCCGGCTCGGGCTCGTGGGAACAGACGTGGCTGGCGTTGCTGGCTTCCGTGGCCGTCCTGGGCGGCGTGGTGCTGGTCCTGCTGCCGTGGGCGCTGAAGTTCTGGCGGGACCTGGAAGCCGAACGCGCCGGTAGGATCCGCGAGACGGAACGGGCGGAGATCGCTGCCCACCTCCACGACTCCGTGCTGCAGACGCTCGCCCTGATCCAGCGGCGCGCCGGCAACGAGCACGACGTCGTCCGCCTTGCCCGTGCCCAGGAACGCGAGCTGCGCGGCTGGCTGTTCCAAGACCCCGGCCGCGAAAGCGGACAGCTTTCAGACCGGATCAAGGCCGTCGCCGCCGAGGTGGAAGACCTGCTCGGCAACGCCGTGGAAGTAGTCACCGTTGGTGATGCCGCCATGACAGAGGCGCACGAAGCCCTGGTCCAGGCAAGCCGGGAGGCCATGCTCAACGCCTCACGGCACGGCGGCGGAACCGTCTCGGTCTACCTTGAAGCATCCGACGGGAAGGCCGAGATTTTCATCAAGGACAGAGGGCCCGGTTTCCAGCTGGGGGATGTGCCGGCGGACCGGCTCGGCGTCAGGGAATCAATAATCGGCAGGATGAAACGGCACGGCGGCTCGGCGGTAATCCTCAGCACGGGGGACGGTACCGAGATCCGGCTGAGGCTGCCGACTGCAGCAGAACATGCGGAAGGAAAATCATGA
- a CDS encoding LuxR C-terminal-related transcriptional regulator codes for MNTTKAAGAGGARPANSVRVVIVDDHAIFRSGLKADLDAGIHVVGEAATVEQAIAVIAQQRPDVVLLDVHLPGGLGGGGREVIAGSAALLSTTRFLALSVSDAAEDVVAVIRAGARGYVTKTISGPEITDAVFRVAGGDAVFSPRLAGFVLDAFGTAPADIADDELDKLSARELEVMRLIARGYSYKEVAKELFISIKTVETHVSAVLRKLQLSSRHELTKWAAERRLL; via the coding sequence ATGAACACAACCAAGGCGGCAGGTGCCGGAGGCGCCCGGCCGGCCAATTCCGTGCGGGTGGTCATTGTGGACGACCACGCGATCTTCCGGTCCGGGCTGAAAGCGGACCTCGACGCCGGCATCCACGTGGTGGGCGAGGCCGCCACTGTTGAACAGGCCATCGCCGTGATCGCCCAGCAGCGACCCGACGTCGTCCTCCTGGATGTGCACCTGCCCGGCGGGCTGGGTGGGGGTGGCCGGGAAGTGATCGCCGGCTCCGCCGCGCTCCTGTCCACTACCCGATTCCTCGCCCTGAGCGTCTCCGACGCGGCGGAGGACGTGGTGGCCGTCATCCGCGCCGGTGCCCGGGGCTACGTCACCAAAACCATCTCCGGCCCCGAGATTACCGACGCCGTGTTCCGGGTGGCAGGCGGTGACGCGGTCTTCTCGCCACGCCTTGCCGGGTTCGTCCTGGACGCCTTCGGCACCGCTCCCGCCGATATTGCCGATGACGAGCTGGACAAGCTCTCCGCCCGGGAACTCGAGGTCATGCGCCTCATTGCCCGGGGCTACAGCTACAAGGAAGTGGCCAAGGAGCTCTTCATCAGCATCAAGACGGTGGAAACCCACGTGTCAGCGGTGCTGCGCAAGCTCCAGCTCTCCAGCCGGCACGAACTGACCAAGTGGGCCGCGGAGCGCCGCCTCCTCTAA
- a CDS encoding pyridoxal phosphate-dependent aminotransferase — protein sequence MSAARVSQRISAIAESATLAVDAKAKALKAAGRPVIGFGAGEPDFPTPDYIVQAAIEAAGQPKYHRYSPAGGLPELKKAIAEKTLRDSGYAVDPSQVLVTNGGKQAVYNTFATLVDPGDEVIVPTPFWTTYPEAIRLAGGVPVEVFAGPEQDYLVTVEQLEAAVTDRTKILLFVSPSNPTGAVYSPEQVAEIGKWAAAKGLWVVTDEIYEHLTYDGVPFTSIATAAPELGDKVVILNGVAKTYAMTGWRVGWMIGPADVIKAATNLQSHATSNVSNIMQIAALAAVSGPLTAVDEMKVAFDRRRKAIVAGLNAIEGVECPTPKGAFYVYADVRALLGKEFPTASGTATPQTSAELAALILDEVEVAVVPGEAFGPSGFVRLSYALGDDDLATGVQRLQDFLGKAQ from the coding sequence ATGTCTGCCGCCCGCGTTTCCCAACGCATTTCCGCAATTGCCGAATCCGCAACCCTGGCCGTCGATGCCAAGGCCAAGGCGCTGAAGGCAGCTGGCCGGCCGGTTATTGGCTTCGGCGCGGGCGAACCCGACTTCCCCACCCCTGACTACATTGTCCAGGCGGCAATCGAGGCTGCGGGCCAGCCCAAGTACCACCGCTACTCCCCCGCCGGCGGCCTGCCCGAGCTGAAGAAGGCCATCGCAGAGAAGACCCTGCGCGATTCCGGCTACGCGGTGGACCCCTCGCAGGTGCTGGTCACCAACGGCGGCAAGCAGGCCGTGTACAACACCTTCGCCACCCTGGTGGATCCGGGCGACGAGGTCATTGTGCCCACTCCGTTCTGGACCACGTACCCGGAGGCCATCCGGCTCGCCGGCGGCGTCCCCGTGGAGGTTTTCGCCGGGCCCGAACAGGACTACCTGGTGACCGTTGAACAGCTCGAAGCAGCCGTGACGGACCGCACCAAGATCCTGCTGTTCGTCTCGCCGTCGAACCCCACGGGTGCTGTCTACTCCCCTGAGCAGGTGGCGGAGATCGGCAAGTGGGCCGCGGCCAAGGGCCTGTGGGTGGTCACGGATGAGATCTATGAGCACCTGACCTACGACGGCGTGCCGTTCACGTCGATCGCCACCGCGGCCCCCGAGCTGGGCGACAAGGTGGTCATCCTCAACGGCGTTGCCAAGACGTACGCCATGACCGGCTGGCGCGTGGGCTGGATGATCGGGCCTGCCGACGTCATCAAGGCGGCCACCAACCTGCAGTCGCACGCCACCTCCAACGTCTCGAATATCATGCAGATCGCTGCCCTCGCCGCGGTGTCCGGCCCGCTGACCGCCGTGGACGAGATGAAGGTGGCATTCGACCGCCGGCGCAAGGCCATCGTCGCCGGCCTGAACGCGATCGAAGGGGTGGAATGCCCCACGCCGAAGGGCGCCTTCTACGTCTACGCGGACGTCCGCGCGCTGCTGGGCAAGGAATTCCCGACGGCGTCCGGCACCGCCACGCCGCAGACCTCCGCCGAGCTGGCCGCCTTGATCCTCGACGAGGTCGAGGTGGCGGTGGTTCCCGGCGAGGCATTCGGTCCGTCCGGCTTCGTGCGCCTCTCCTACGCGCTTGGCGATGACGACCTCGCCACGGGCGTCCAGCGCCTGCAGGACTTCCTGGGCAAGGCCCAGTAG
- the secE gene encoding preprotein translocase subunit SecE, producing MSEDQVTETAASSSKGRPAKKEAKANFFARIALFVRQIIGELKKVVAPTRKELINYTLVVLVFVAIMMVIVSLLDIGFGTAVSWIFGGTGPKDS from the coding sequence ATGAGCGAGGACCAGGTGACCGAAACAGCTGCCAGCAGCTCCAAGGGCCGCCCAGCTAAGAAGGAAGCCAAGGCAAACTTCTTCGCCCGCATTGCACTCTTTGTCCGCCAGATCATCGGCGAACTTAAGAAGGTTGTAGCCCCCACCCGCAAGGAATTGATCAATTACACGCTCGTGGTGCTGGTGTTCGTGGCCATCATGATGGTCATCGTCAGCCTGCTGGACATTGGTTTCGGAACCGCTGTCAGCTGGATCTTCGGCGGCACCGGCCCCAAGGACAGCTAA
- the nusG gene encoding transcription termination/antitermination protein NusG codes for MSEQELEVTETGLEESPDVTAEAGEESEVESSTPEFDDATSDIAEAAEGNASDADGDDEPADALAAAAATAAVDPAEEFKAKLRRQEGDWYVIHSYAGYENRVKANLETRIQTLDMEDYIFEIQVPMEEVVEIKNAQRKVINRVRIPGYVLVRMDLTDASWGAVRHTPGVTGFVGNAHNPVPLRLDEVFSMLAPVFEEEQAEKGKPVNKQHQAPVDVDFEVGESVIVKEGPFETLPATISEIKVESQTLVVLVSIFERETPVTLAFNQVTKI; via the coding sequence GTGTCTGAGCAGGAGCTCGAGGTAACCGAGACTGGGCTGGAAGAATCCCCGGACGTCACGGCAGAAGCCGGTGAAGAGTCCGAGGTTGAGTCCTCCACGCCCGAATTCGACGACGCCACCTCCGATATTGCAGAAGCTGCCGAAGGCAACGCTTCAGACGCTGACGGGGACGATGAGCCCGCCGACGCCCTTGCAGCCGCGGCAGCAACTGCAGCCGTTGACCCGGCAGAGGAGTTCAAGGCCAAGCTGCGCCGCCAGGAAGGTGACTGGTACGTCATCCACTCCTACGCCGGGTACGAAAACCGCGTGAAGGCCAACCTTGAAACCCGCATCCAGACCCTGGACATGGAAGATTACATCTTCGAAATCCAGGTGCCCATGGAAGAAGTCGTGGAGATCAAGAACGCCCAGCGCAAGGTCATCAACCGCGTGCGCATTCCCGGCTACGTGCTTGTCCGCATGGACCTGACCGACGCCTCCTGGGGCGCCGTCCGCCACACCCCCGGTGTCACCGGCTTCGTGGGCAACGCCCACAACCCGGTCCCGCTGCGCCTGGACGAGGTCTTCTCCATGCTCGCTCCGGTCTTCGAAGAAGAGCAGGCCGAGAAGGGCAAGCCGGTCAACAAGCAGCACCAGGCCCCGGTGGACGTTGACTTCGAAGTTGGCGAGTCTGTCATCGTCAAGGAAGGCCCGTTCGAAACCCTTCCTGCCACCATCTCCGAGATCAAGGTCGAATCCCAGACCCTCGTGGTGCTGGTTTCCATCTTCGAGCGCGAAACGCCTGTCACCCTGGCGTTCAACCAGGTCACCAAGATCTGA
- the rplK gene encoding 50S ribosomal protein L11: MAPKKKVTGLIKLQIQAGAANPAPPIGPALGQHGVNIMEFCKAYNAATEAQRGNVIPVEITVYEDRSFTFITKTPPAAELIKKAAGVAKGSATPHTVKVAKLTQAQVNEIASTKMEDLNATSLEGAAKIIAGTARSMGITVEG; encoded by the coding sequence TTGGCTCCCAAGAAGAAGGTCACCGGCCTCATCAAGCTGCAGATCCAGGCAGGTGCCGCCAACCCGGCCCCGCCGATCGGTCCTGCGCTTGGCCAGCACGGTGTCAACATCATGGAATTCTGCAAGGCGTACAACGCTGCGACGGAAGCCCAGCGCGGAAACGTCATCCCCGTGGAAATCACGGTCTACGAGGACCGTTCCTTCACGTTCATCACCAAGACCCCGCCGGCTGCAGAGCTCATCAAGAAGGCTGCAGGCGTTGCCAAGGGTTCAGCTACCCCGCACACCGTCAAGGTTGCCAAGCTGACCCAGGCCCAGGTCAACGAGATCGCCTCCACCAAGATGGAAGACCTCAACGCCACCAGCCTCGAAGGCGCAGCCAAGATCATCGCCGGCACCGCCCGTTCCATGGGCATCACCGTCGAAGGCTAA
- the rplA gene encoding 50S ribosomal protein L1 — MAKRSKAYEAAAAKIDAEKHYAPFEAVTLAKDTNPSKFDATVEVAFRLGVDPRKADQMIRGTVNLPHGTGKTARVLVFATGDKAEAAIAAGADFVGSDDLIERIQGGWTDFDAAVATPDLMGKVGRLGKVLGPRNLMPNPKTGTVTADVAKAVNDIKGGKIDFRVDKHSNLHFIIGKVSFDAVKLAENYAAALEEVLRLKPSASKGRYIQKATVATTFGPGISVDPNVTKVLTDV; from the coding sequence ATGGCAAAGCGCAGCAAAGCATATGAGGCAGCAGCCGCCAAGATCGACGCGGAGAAGCACTACGCACCGTTCGAGGCAGTAACGCTGGCCAAGGACACCAACCCGTCCAAGTTCGACGCCACCGTTGAGGTCGCCTTCCGCCTCGGCGTTGACCCCCGCAAGGCTGACCAGATGATCCGCGGCACCGTCAACCTGCCTCACGGCACCGGTAAGACCGCCCGCGTCCTGGTCTTCGCCACGGGCGACAAGGCTGAGGCAGCAATCGCAGCCGGCGCCGACTTCGTTGGTTCCGACGACCTGATCGAAAGGATCCAGGGCGGCTGGACCGACTTCGACGCCGCCGTCGCCACCCCTGACCTCATGGGCAAGGTTGGCCGCCTCGGTAAGGTCCTGGGTCCGCGTAACCTGATGCCGAACCCGAAGACCGGCACCGTGACGGCAGACGTCGCCAAGGCTGTCAACGACATCAAGGGTGGCAAGATCGACTTCCGCGTCGACAAGCACTCCAACCTGCACTTCATCATCGGCAAGGTGTCCTTCGACGCCGTCAAGCTGGCTGAGAACTACGCAGCAGCACTGGAAGAGGTGCTTCGCCTGAAGCCGTCCGCTTCCAAGGGCCGCTACATCCAGAAGGCCACTGTTGCCACCACGTTCGGCCCGGGCATCTCCGTTGACCCCAACGTCACCAAGGTGCTCACCGACGTGTAG
- a CDS encoding GNAT family N-acetyltransferase has product MDRFEPTEPAPIPPPGALVIAAVAVPPSPREGAGFQDFNDCQAMRTTQELDTWGDLDHGYTFAEEVEHWRGTEYEARHLFLARLGPVPVGMCSVTLPLRENTTTAGINVLVAPAFRRRGLGRQLLAYAEGVAREDSRAFLDGYFELPAKLVECAGGPLVRAKSGAGALPAGDPSTAFAVAGGYELEQVETSSRLVLPVPPDLLAELEAAASAKARNYTVVMWADACPEELLDSYAALNARMSVDAPTAGMNWEGEVWDAARVRQNEETLGRSGVQAVAAAAMWEDTRELVAYTVLNWRPGIPHSILQQDTLVRSEHRGRRLGTLIKVANLRQAQGRWPAARSVLTWNANENQHMLAINTALGFKPAGYEGEWQKRLG; this is encoded by the coding sequence ATGGACCGGTTTGAGCCGACTGAACCCGCGCCAATCCCGCCGCCCGGGGCTTTGGTGATTGCCGCCGTCGCCGTTCCTCCATCGCCCCGCGAGGGAGCAGGCTTCCAGGACTTCAACGACTGCCAGGCGATGCGGACGACGCAGGAGTTGGATACATGGGGCGACCTTGACCACGGCTACACCTTTGCTGAGGAAGTTGAACACTGGCGCGGCACCGAGTACGAGGCCCGACACCTCTTCCTGGCCAGGCTCGGCCCGGTTCCGGTAGGCATGTGTTCGGTGACTCTGCCCCTGCGGGAGAACACCACCACCGCCGGGATCAACGTCCTGGTGGCACCTGCTTTCCGCCGGCGCGGGCTGGGGCGCCAACTCCTTGCCTACGCCGAGGGTGTGGCGCGGGAAGACAGCCGTGCTTTTTTGGATGGCTACTTCGAACTTCCCGCCAAGCTGGTGGAGTGTGCCGGCGGACCACTTGTGCGGGCGAAATCGGGGGCCGGGGCCCTGCCGGCAGGAGACCCCTCCACCGCTTTCGCCGTGGCCGGCGGCTACGAGCTGGAGCAGGTGGAGACCTCAAGCCGGCTTGTCCTGCCCGTCCCGCCGGACCTGTTGGCGGAATTGGAAGCGGCCGCCTCAGCAAAGGCACGCAATTACACCGTAGTGATGTGGGCCGATGCCTGCCCGGAGGAACTGCTGGACAGTTACGCCGCGCTCAATGCGCGGATGAGCGTTGATGCCCCTACTGCCGGGATGAACTGGGAAGGCGAGGTCTGGGACGCTGCCAGAGTCCGGCAGAACGAGGAAACACTCGGGCGCAGCGGCGTCCAGGCCGTTGCAGCCGCTGCCATGTGGGAGGACACCCGGGAACTGGTGGCCTATACGGTACTGAACTGGCGCCCTGGGATCCCGCACTCGATCCTGCAGCAGGACACCTTGGTGAGGTCAGAACACCGCGGCCGGCGCCTCGGCACGCTCATCAAAGTAGCAAACCTGCGGCAGGCGCAAGGCCGATGGCCGGCGGCCCGATCGGTCCTGACATGGAATGCCAACGAAAACCAACATATGCTGGCCATAAATACCGCCCTTGGATTCAAGCCTGCAGGTTATGAAGGTGAGTGGCAGAAACGGCTGGGATGA
- a CDS encoding GNAT family N-acetyltransferase has protein sequence MAIDVKIEQLWIPDSLDTPDAADFLAAVEVGRKVRMQTWGSDDLAYGPLEKLLEFADPYERQLILVAKVEGAIVGTVDIALPLTDHLDLAELTLDILPEFQRQGVGRRLLEAAEQLARGEGRTMILVDTNHPGASLHEFERAQLVPGTGQGFVPLESREVEFAQKTGYTLQHIEQFSSCLLPLDTKLVADLQAEAEEANNGRYRLHHWTDRCPEQWLEAVAVLENQAGADIDPSLDAPIEQDMVFDAGILREAEDVAIAQGRRTVVTAVEHIATGSLVGLTTITVLAHRADVVFQDDTLVLQEHRGNKLGLLIKVANMERLSEQFPDARIIYTWNAPENRYLLTVNRQLGFQIAGVTGIWQKELTTLHTSTS, from the coding sequence ATGGCAATAGACGTAAAGATCGAGCAGCTATGGATCCCCGACTCATTGGACACCCCCGACGCAGCGGACTTCCTCGCCGCCGTCGAAGTGGGCCGCAAGGTGCGGATGCAGACGTGGGGCAGCGACGATCTGGCCTATGGTCCTCTGGAGAAGCTGCTTGAGTTCGCGGACCCGTACGAGCGCCAGCTGATCCTCGTGGCCAAGGTGGAAGGCGCCATCGTGGGAACGGTTGATATTGCACTGCCCCTGACCGACCACCTGGACCTCGCCGAGCTCACCCTGGACATCCTGCCCGAGTTCCAGCGGCAGGGCGTGGGACGGCGGCTGCTGGAGGCGGCCGAACAGCTGGCCAGGGGAGAAGGCCGCACCATGATCCTGGTGGACACCAACCACCCCGGCGCTTCACTGCATGAGTTCGAACGGGCCCAGCTGGTCCCCGGCACCGGCCAGGGGTTCGTGCCCCTTGAGAGCCGCGAAGTGGAGTTCGCGCAGAAGACCGGTTACACGCTGCAGCACATCGAGCAGTTCAGCTCCTGCCTCCTGCCCCTGGATACCAAGCTGGTGGCTGACCTCCAGGCCGAAGCCGAGGAAGCGAACAACGGCAGGTACCGGCTGCACCACTGGACCGACCGCTGCCCGGAACAATGGCTGGAGGCCGTGGCCGTCCTGGAAAACCAGGCAGGGGCCGACATCGATCCGTCCCTGGACGCGCCCATTGAGCAGGACATGGTGTTCGACGCCGGCATCCTGCGTGAAGCGGAAGACGTCGCCATCGCGCAGGGACGGAGAACGGTGGTCACCGCCGTCGAGCACATCGCCACGGGATCCCTGGTGGGACTGACCACGATCACCGTGCTGGCGCACCGGGCCGACGTCGTGTTCCAGGACGATACCCTGGTGCTGCAGGAACACCGCGGCAACAAACTCGGCCTGCTGATCAAGGTGGCCAACATGGAGCGGCTCAGCGAGCAGTTCCCGGATGCGCGCATTATCTACACCTGGAATGCACCGGAAAACCGGTACCTCCTGACGGTCAACAGGCAGCTCGGATTCCAGATCGCCGGCGTGACCGGGATCTGGCAGAAAGAACTCACCACGCTGCATACCAGCACCAGTTAA
- the rplJ gene encoding 50S ribosomal protein L10, which yields MATPTKVSAVAEITNDFKESNAAVLTEYRGLTVAQLKQLRVSLGQDTKFAVVKNTLTAIAAKEAGVEAFDGQLAGPTAIAFIKGDAVAAAKSLTDFAKANKQLVIKTGYFEGKALDATEVAALAALESRELQLAKVAGVLKAPAAAAARIIDALRLKLEEENGAPAAAEAPAAEEAPAAEAEAAAEAPAAEEN from the coding sequence ATGGCAACGCCTACCAAGGTTTCAGCAGTAGCTGAGATCACTAACGATTTCAAGGAATCGAACGCCGCTGTCCTGACCGAATACCGCGGGCTCACCGTTGCACAGCTCAAGCAGCTGCGTGTTTCTCTCGGCCAGGACACCAAGTTCGCGGTCGTCAAGAACACCCTGACCGCCATTGCAGCCAAGGAAGCCGGAGTCGAAGCATTCGACGGCCAGCTTGCCGGCCCCACTGCAATCGCGTTCATCAAGGGTGACGCAGTTGCCGCTGCCAAGAGCCTGACGGATTTTGCCAAGGCCAACAAGCAGCTGGTCATCAAGACCGGTTACTTTGAGGGCAAGGCGCTGGACGCCACCGAGGTTGCCGCACTGGCTGCCCTCGAGTCCCGCGAGCTGCAGCTCGCCAAGGTTGCAGGTGTCCTCAAGGCACCCGCCGCCGCAGCTGCACGCATCATCGACGCACTGCGCCTCAAGCTTGAAGAAGAGAACGGTGCACCGGCAGCTGCCGAAGCGCCCGCCGCTGAAGAAGCCCCTGCCGCTGAAGCTGAAGCTGCCGCTGAAGCTCCGGCTGCCGAAGAGAACTAA
- the rplL gene encoding 50S ribosomal protein L7/L12 encodes MAKLSNEELIEAFKELTIIELSEFVKLFEETFEVTAAAVAVAGPAGAAAEEVEEKTDFDVVLEAAGDKKIAVIKEVRAITSLGLKEAKDLVDSAPKAVLEGATKEAAEKAKEQLEAAGATVTLK; translated from the coding sequence ATGGCGAAGCTCAGCAACGAAGAGCTCATTGAAGCTTTCAAGGAACTGACCATCATCGAGCTCTCCGAGTTCGTTAAGCTCTTCGAAGAGACCTTCGAAGTTACCGCCGCTGCTGTTGCAGTTGCTGGCCCCGCCGGCGCTGCTGCTGAAGAGGTTGAAGAGAAGACTGACTTCGACGTCGTCCTCGAAGCTGCCGGTGACAAGAAGATCGCAGTCATCAAGGAAGTTCGCGCAATCACCTCCCTCGGCCTCAAGGAAGCCAAGGACCTGGTTGACAGCGCACCGAAGGCTGTTCTCGAAGGCGCCACCAAGGAAGCTGCCGAGAAGGCCAAGGAGCAGCTCGAGGCTGCAGGCGCTACCGTTACCCTCAAGTAA
- a CDS encoding aminoacyl-tRNA deacylase, whose product MGGASGNGTDGVGHERFLADAAARGLQVDVVERPAAKSLEEAAGILGISPADIVKSLVVKHKDGTFLFALIPGDRQISWPKLRSLLGVNKLSLPPAGTALEATGYERGTITPLGSTTAWPVYADATITGRRISMGAGAHGYSAFIDADALTSALGAVVADISDPVQGSSTF is encoded by the coding sequence ATGGGGGGCGCATCCGGCAACGGTACGGACGGCGTCGGACATGAACGGTTCCTGGCCGACGCCGCGGCCCGGGGCTTGCAGGTTGATGTGGTGGAACGCCCCGCTGCGAAGAGCCTCGAAGAAGCTGCAGGCATCCTGGGCATCAGTCCGGCGGACATCGTCAAGTCCCTGGTGGTCAAGCACAAGGATGGCACCTTCCTGTTCGCGCTGATCCCGGGCGACCGGCAGATCTCGTGGCCCAAACTCCGTTCCCTGCTGGGCGTCAACAAGCTGTCCCTCCCGCCCGCCGGGACCGCACTGGAGGCGACCGGTTATGAGCGGGGCACCATCACGCCGTTGGGAAGCACCACCGCCTGGCCGGTCTATGCCGACGCCACCATCACCGGACGCCGGATCTCCATGGGAGCCGGCGCCCACGGCTACAGCGCGTTCATCGACGCCGATGCCCTGACCTCAGCCCTGGGCGCCGTCGTAGCGGACATCAGCGACCCCGTCCAAGGCAGTAGCACCTTCTAA
- a CDS encoding acetyl-CoA C-acetyltransferase: MGNSPDSNDVVILGAARTPQGRINGQLSSLTAVDLGAHAIKAALESSGVDAGDVEAVIMGQVLQAGAGQNPARQSAIGAGIGWNVPSVTVNKVCLSGLTSVIDAARMIRGGEAAVVVAGGQESMSRAPHLLPGSRQGWTYGSIQALDAAAHDGLTDAFDGQSMGLSTETRNLTLGIDRASQDNVAAQSHQRAALAAKNGTFDGEIAPISVKQRKGEPLVVDTDEGVRPNTSVESLAGLRAAFVTDGTITAGNSSPLSDGAAALVLSSRGYAEEHGLEYLAVVGKPGQVAGPDNSLHSQPSNAIMNALGKAGWNAADLDFIEINEAFGSVAVQSLKDLDYPLEKCNIHGGAIALGHPIGASGARLAAHAAHELKRRGTGKAAVSLCGGGGQGEALLLYRD, from the coding sequence ATGGGCAACTCTCCTGACAGCAATGACGTTGTCATCCTTGGGGCAGCGCGGACTCCGCAGGGCCGGATCAACGGTCAGCTGTCCAGTCTCACAGCAGTGGATCTTGGCGCCCACGCCATCAAGGCCGCGCTGGAATCAAGCGGTGTCGACGCCGGCGACGTCGAGGCCGTGATCATGGGCCAGGTGCTCCAGGCAGGCGCCGGGCAGAATCCCGCGCGGCAGAGCGCAATCGGCGCCGGCATCGGGTGGAACGTCCCGTCGGTGACGGTAAACAAGGTGTGCCTTTCCGGCCTCACTTCCGTGATTGACGCAGCCCGGATGATCCGCGGCGGCGAGGCCGCGGTGGTGGTGGCCGGCGGACAGGAATCGATGAGCCGGGCGCCGCACCTGCTCCCCGGCTCCCGTCAGGGGTGGACGTACGGGTCCATCCAGGCACTGGACGCCGCCGCCCATGACGGACTGACCGACGCCTTCGACGGGCAGTCCATGGGCCTGTCCACCGAGACCAGGAACCTCACTTTGGGCATCGACCGCGCCTCACAGGACAACGTTGCAGCCCAGTCCCACCAGCGCGCCGCGCTGGCGGCAAAGAACGGAACGTTCGACGGCGAGATCGCACCCATCAGCGTCAAGCAGCGCAAAGGCGAGCCCCTGGTGGTGGATACCGACGAAGGCGTCCGCCCCAATACCTCGGTGGAGTCACTGGCCGGCCTGCGGGCAGCGTTCGTAACCGACGGCACCATTACGGCCGGCAACTCCTCCCCCCTGTCCGACGGCGCCGCCGCCCTGGTGCTCTCGTCCCGCGGCTATGCGGAGGAGCACGGGCTGGAGTACCTGGCGGTGGTGGGAAAGCCGGGGCAGGTGGCGGGCCCTGACAACTCCCTGCATTCCCAGCCCTCAAACGCCATCATGAACGCCCTCGGCAAGGCCGGCTGGAACGCCGCCGACCTTGACTTCATTGAGATCAACGAGGCCTTCGGTTCCGTGGCCGTGCAGTCCCTCAAGGACCTGGACTACCCCCTGGAGAAGTGCAACATCCACGGCGGTGCCATCGCCCTGGGGCATCCGATCGGGGCCTCGGGAGCGCGGCTGGCTGCCCACGCCGCGCATGAGCTGAAACGGCGCGGAACGGGCAAGGCTGCCGTATCCCTCTGCGGCGGCGGCGGGCAGGGCGAAGCACTCCTGCTGTACCGCGACTGA